A stretch of Pseudomonas sp. LS.1a DNA encodes these proteins:
- a CDS encoding helix-turn-helix domain-containing protein, whose product MTTANALQVQAFHTTDVTEQVRATPGWQQQYRQMSPGHFSGELRCLGLDGVEVYEERLNTRVEQFFRAPSGSLAFCFDRSENSLYLLNEQSRNIWITPENYQEVAVVFDQAFLARHGLDPQRLEGLFMVPLGSGQNALFGSWLSATLTRLGEADCPLQGQALAEQLLEDCLFILDNACQRLQGVALGRRDEERAIMRRVSEWAADCPEETLNLVELADVAGVSLRQLQQAFKAFTGMTPAHWLRLRRLNGARRDLLRGGGVTVAEVAMRWSFWHLGRFSESYRQLFKEFPSETLKRGRG is encoded by the coding sequence GTGACAACCGCAAATGCCCTGCAAGTCCAGGCTTTCCACACCACCGACGTTACCGAACAAGTACGTGCCACCCCTGGCTGGCAGCAGCAGTACCGGCAAATGTCGCCCGGGCATTTCAGCGGTGAGCTGCGTTGCCTGGGGCTGGACGGGGTGGAGGTTTACGAAGAGCGGCTGAACACCCGGGTGGAGCAGTTTTTCCGCGCGCCGAGCGGTTCGCTGGCGTTCTGCTTCGACCGCAGCGAGAACAGCCTGTACCTGCTGAACGAACAGAGCCGCAACATCTGGATCACGCCGGAGAACTACCAGGAAGTGGCGGTGGTGTTCGATCAGGCCTTCCTGGCCCGCCATGGGCTTGACCCGCAGCGCCTGGAAGGGTTGTTCATGGTGCCGCTGGGCAGCGGGCAGAATGCGCTGTTCGGCAGTTGGCTGAGCGCGACGTTGACCCGCCTGGGCGAGGCCGATTGCCCGCTGCAGGGGCAGGCCCTGGCGGAGCAACTGCTGGAAGACTGCCTGTTCATCCTCGACAACGCCTGCCAGCGCCTGCAGGGCGTGGCGTTGGGCCGGCGTGACGAGGAACGGGCGATCATGCGCCGGGTGAGCGAGTGGGCGGCCGACTGCCCGGAGGAAACCCTGAACCTGGTGGAGCTGGCGGATGTTGCGGGGGTTTCCCTGCGCCAGTTGCAGCAGGCGTTCAAGGCGTTTACCGGTATGACGCCGGCGCACTGGCTGCGCCTGCGCCGGCTGAACGGTGCGCGGCGCGATCTGTTGCGTGGCGGTGGCGTGACCGTCGCCGAAGTGGCGATGCGTTGGTCGTTCTGGCATTTGGGAAGGTTTTCAGAGAGTTACCGGCAATTGTTCAAGGAGTTTCCCAGCGAGACCTTGAAGCGGGGCAGGGGCTGA
- a CDS encoding glutamine synthetase family protein, which translates to MNAPFDQLSTWLKEHRITEVECVISDLTGIARGKIAPTAKFLHERGMRLPESVLLQTVTGDYVDDDIYYNLLDAADIDMVCRPDPAAVYQIPWAIEPTAIVIHDTFDKQGNPIELSPRNVLKKVLKLYADKGWQPIVAPEMEFYLTQRCEDPDLPLQVPLGRSGRAESGRQSFSIDAANEFDPLFEDVYDWCEIQGLDLDTLIHEDGPAQMEINFRHGDALDLADQITVFKRTMREAALKHNVAATFMAKPITDEPGSAMHLHQSVVDIATGKPIFANEDGSMSQLFLYHIGGLQKYIPKLLPMFAPNVNSFRRFLPDTSAPVNVEWGEENRTAGLRVPTSSPEAMRVENRLPGADANPYLAIAASLLCGYLGMVERIEPSAPVQGRAYERRNLRLPITIEDALQHMEDCETVQQYLGKQFVQGYVAVKRAEHENYKRVISSWEREFLMLSV; encoded by the coding sequence ATGAACGCCCCCTTCGATCAGCTGTCCACCTGGCTGAAAGAACACCGGATCACCGAAGTCGAATGCGTGATCAGCGACCTGACCGGCATCGCCCGTGGCAAGATCGCGCCCACCGCCAAGTTTCTCCACGAGCGCGGCATGCGCCTGCCCGAGAGCGTGCTGCTGCAGACGGTCACCGGCGACTACGTTGACGATGACATCTACTACAACCTGCTCGATGCCGCCGACATCGACATGGTCTGCCGCCCCGACCCGGCCGCGGTGTACCAGATCCCGTGGGCGATCGAGCCAACCGCAATCGTGATCCACGACACCTTCGACAAGCAAGGCAACCCCATCGAATTGTCGCCGCGCAACGTGCTGAAGAAGGTGCTCAAGCTGTACGCCGACAAGGGCTGGCAGCCGATCGTGGCACCAGAGATGGAGTTCTACCTGACCCAGCGCTGCGAAGACCCGGACTTGCCGCTGCAAGTGCCGCTGGGGCGCTCCGGCCGCGCCGAAAGCGGCCGCCAGTCGTTCTCGATCGATGCCGCCAACGAATTCGACCCGCTGTTCGAAGACGTCTACGACTGGTGCGAGATCCAGGGCCTGGACCTGGACACGCTGATCCATGAAGACGGCCCGGCGCAGATGGAGATCAACTTCCGCCATGGCGACGCCCTGGACCTGGCCGACCAGATCACCGTGTTCAAGCGCACCATGCGTGAAGCGGCGCTCAAGCACAACGTGGCCGCCACCTTCATGGCCAAGCCGATCACCGACGAGCCGGGCAGTGCCATGCACCTGCACCAGAGCGTGGTGGACATCGCCACCGGCAAGCCGATCTTCGCCAATGAAGACGGCAGCATGAGCCAGCTGTTCCTGTACCACATCGGCGGTTTGCAGAAGTACATCCCCAAGTTGCTGCCGATGTTCGCGCCCAACGTCAACTCGTTCCGCCGCTTCCTGCCGGACACCTCGGCACCGGTGAACGTCGAGTGGGGTGAAGAAAACCGCACCGCCGGCCTGCGCGTGCCCACCTCCAGCCCCGAGGCGATGCGCGTGGAAAACCGCCTGCCGGGCGCCGATGCCAACCCGTACCTGGCCATCGCCGCCAGCCTGCTGTGCGGCTACCTGGGCATGGTCGAGCGCATCGAACCCAGCGCACCGGTGCAGGGCCGTGCCTACGAGCGGCGCAACCTGCGCCTGCCGATCACCATCGAGGACGCCCTGCAGCACATGGAAGACTGCGAGACCGTGCAGCAGTATCTGGGCAAGCAGTTCGTCCAGGGTTATGTGGCGGTCAAGCGTGCCGAGCATGAGAACTACAAGCGCGTGATCAGCTCGTGGGAGCGTGAATTCCTGATGCTGAGCGTCTGA
- a CDS encoding polyamine ABC transporter substrate-binding protein, whose product MRHLQALIPAAFTLLFATTTQATPSVSVYNWTDYIGDTTLADFQASSGIKVVYDVFDSNETLEGKLLAGRTGYDVVVPSNHFLARQAQAGAFLPLDRSKLPNWQHLDPKLLKQLEQNDPGNQYAVPYLWGTNGIGYNVDKVKAALGIDHIDSWAVLFEPENLKKLKQCGVAFMDSPDELFPAMLNYLGMDPRSEKPADYAKAEARLLELRPYITYFHSSKYVSDLANGDVCVAFGYSGDVFQAANRAVEAKNGVKVAYSIPREGSNLWFDLLAIPKDANNPEQALAFINYLLDPKVIAKVSATVGYANANPDAQAYMDASLVNNPEIYPPQDVLDKLYISSTPSPKIMRVMTRSWSKIKSNR is encoded by the coding sequence ATGCGTCATCTGCAAGCCCTGATCCCCGCCGCATTCACCCTGCTGTTCGCCACCACCACCCAGGCCACCCCCTCGGTCAGTGTGTACAACTGGACCGACTACATCGGTGACACCACCCTGGCCGACTTCCAGGCCAGCAGCGGGATCAAGGTGGTCTATGACGTGTTCGACTCCAACGAAACCCTGGAAGGCAAGCTGTTGGCCGGGCGCACCGGCTATGACGTGGTGGTGCCATCCAACCACTTCCTCGCACGCCAGGCCCAGGCCGGCGCCTTCCTGCCGCTGGACCGCAGCAAGCTGCCGAACTGGCAGCACCTGGACCCCAAGCTGCTCAAGCAGCTTGAACAGAACGACCCAGGCAACCAGTACGCCGTACCCTACCTGTGGGGCACCAACGGCATCGGCTACAACGTCGACAAGGTCAAGGCGGCCCTGGGTATCGACCATATCGATTCATGGGCAGTGCTGTTCGAGCCCGAGAACCTGAAAAAGCTCAAGCAGTGCGGCGTGGCGTTCATGGATTCGCCCGACGAACTGTTCCCGGCCATGCTCAACTACCTGGGCATGGACCCGCGCAGCGAAAAACCGGCTGACTATGCCAAGGCGGAAGCCCGCCTGCTCGAACTGCGCCCCTACATCACCTACTTTCACTCCTCCAAGTATGTTTCCGACCTGGCCAATGGCGATGTCTGCGTGGCCTTCGGCTACTCCGGCGACGTGTTCCAGGCCGCCAACCGCGCCGTGGAGGCGAAAAACGGCGTGAAAGTCGCCTACAGCATTCCCAGGGAAGGCAGCAACCTGTGGTTCGACCTGCTGGCCATCCCCAAAGACGCCAACAACCCCGAACAGGCCCTGGCGTTCATCAACTACCTGCTCGACCCCAAGGTAATCGCCAAGGTCAGCGCCACGGTCGGATATGCCAACGCCAACCCCGATGCCCAGGCCTACATGGACGCGTCGCTGGTCAACAACCCCGAGATCTACCCACCCCAGGACGTGCTGGACAAGCTGTACATTTCCAGCACGCCGAGCCCGAAGATCATGCGCGTCATGACCCGCTCCTGGAGCAAGATCAAGTCCAACCGCTGA
- a CDS encoding NAD(P)/FAD-dependent oxidoreductase translates to MSFTTQHTASYYAATARDAAPYPSLEGELTADVCVVGGGLTGVNTALELAERGLSVVLLEGRRIGWGASGRNGGQLIRGIGHDVSSFARHVGQDGVHYLKQAGIDSVALVASRIAQYGIACDLRWGFCELANTPAQFAAFKDEQDDLLALGYRPQTRLVSADQLHEIVASDQYAGGLVDMGSGHLHPLDLVQGEARAAHGLGVRIFEQSPVLRIEHGPRVTLHTARGKVRASSLVLGCNAHLDELEPRLSGKVLPAGSYVVATEPLPEALASSLIPQNMALCDQKVGLDYYRLTADRRLLFGGACHYSGRDPKDIAAYMRPKVLKVFPQLANVRIDYQWGGMIGITANRFPQVGRLSQHPNVYYAQGYSGHGLNVTHWTAKLLAESIALGHSQGLDVFSAVPHLTFPGGKALRSPLLALGMLWYRLREVLG, encoded by the coding sequence ATGTCTTTCACTACCCAACACACCGCTTCGTACTATGCCGCCACGGCACGCGATGCGGCGCCCTACCCCAGCCTGGAGGGCGAACTGACCGCCGATGTGTGCGTGGTCGGCGGCGGGCTGACCGGGGTCAATACCGCCCTGGAACTGGCTGAGCGCGGGCTCTCGGTGGTGCTGCTGGAAGGCCGGCGCATCGGCTGGGGGGCCAGCGGCCGCAACGGCGGCCAGCTGATTCGCGGCATCGGCCATGACGTCAGCAGCTTTGCCCGGCATGTCGGCCAGGACGGCGTGCATTACCTGAAGCAGGCCGGCATCGACTCGGTGGCGCTGGTGGCCAGCCGCATCGCCCAGTACGGCATTGCCTGCGACCTGCGCTGGGGCTTCTGCGAACTGGCCAACACCCCTGCACAGTTCGCCGCCTTCAAGGACGAACAGGATGACCTGCTTGCACTCGGCTATCGCCCTCAAACCCGCCTGGTCAGTGCCGACCAGCTGCATGAAATCGTCGCCAGCGACCAGTACGCAGGCGGCCTGGTGGACATGGGCTCGGGCCACCTGCACCCGCTCGACCTGGTCCAGGGCGAAGCCCGCGCCGCCCACGGCCTGGGCGTACGCATCTTCGAGCAGAGCCCGGTGCTGCGCATCGAGCACGGCCCCCGCGTGACCCTGCACACGGCCCGCGGCAAGGTGCGGGCAAGCAGCCTGGTGCTGGGCTGCAACGCCCACCTCGATGAACTGGAGCCACGCCTGAGCGGCAAGGTGCTGCCGGCCGGCAGCTACGTGGTGGCCACCGAGCCATTGCCTGAAGCACTGGCCAGCAGCCTGATCCCGCAGAACATGGCGCTGTGCGACCAGAAGGTCGGCCTGGACTACTACCGTCTCACGGCAGACCGGCGCCTGCTGTTCGGTGGCGCCTGCCACTATTCTGGCCGCGACCCCAAGGACATCGCCGCCTACATGCGGCCCAAGGTGCTGAAGGTGTTCCCGCAACTGGCCAACGTGCGTATCGACTACCAGTGGGGCGGAATGATCGGCATCACCGCCAACCGCTTCCCGCAGGTCGGGCGCCTCAGCCAGCACCCCAATGTGTATTACGCCCAGGGCTATTCCGGGCACGGGCTCAACGTCACCCACTGGACAGCGAAGCTGCTGGCCGAAAGCATCGCGCTTGGCCACAGCCAGGGGCTGGACGTCTTCAGCGCGGTACCACATCTGACCTTCCCCGGCGGCAAGGCACTGCGCTCGCCGCTGCTGGCGCTGGGGATGTTGTGGTACCGATTGCGTGAGGTGCTGGGTTGA
- a CDS encoding DUF3313 domain-containing protein has product MKSLPRITLLCAALLTMAACSSNRVDPKDYSGFLKDYSRLQEAKSPSGDPVMRWIDPKVNVNQYSQVFIEPSQFYPKPQPTEVISTQTLQEITRYFNEALRREMGSVVPLAKGPGPGVIVVRPAITAVSTSNEGLKPYEVIPIALISAGVNTAMGGRDQEVDVGVEAAFLDGSSQKVLAQVVRKGTGQELENKTTKLTLNDVKPVLDGWAKDMRASFLAAKQKNR; this is encoded by the coding sequence ATGAAATCATTGCCCCGCATTACCCTGTTGTGCGCCGCACTGCTTACCATGGCCGCCTGCTCCAGCAATCGCGTGGACCCCAAGGACTATTCCGGCTTCCTCAAGGATTACAGCCGGCTGCAGGAAGCCAAGAGCCCTTCGGGTGACCCGGTGATGCGCTGGATCGATCCCAAGGTCAACGTCAACCAGTACAGCCAGGTATTCATCGAGCCCAGCCAGTTCTACCCCAAGCCGCAGCCGACGGAGGTCATCTCGACGCAGACGCTGCAGGAAATCACCCGTTACTTCAATGAAGCGCTGCGCCGTGAAATGGGCAGCGTCGTGCCGCTGGCCAAGGGCCCCGGCCCGGGTGTGATCGTGGTGCGCCCGGCAATCACGGCAGTGTCGACCAGCAACGAGGGCCTCAAGCCCTATGAAGTGATCCCGATCGCCTTGATTTCGGCCGGTGTGAACACTGCCATGGGCGGCCGTGACCAAGAGGTGGATGTCGGTGTGGAAGCTGCGTTCCTCGATGGTTCCAGCCAGAAGGTGCTGGCCCAGGTCGTGCGCAAGGGCACGGGGCAGGAACTGGAGAACAAGACCACGAAACTGACTTTGAATGACGTCAAGCCGGTGCTGGATGGCTGGGCCAAGGACATGCGCGCGAGCTTCCTGGCAGCGAAACAGAAGAACCGTTAG
- a CDS encoding RHS repeat-associated core domain-containing protein produces the protein MMASIILDITAMNGFLQKYTGNLLFYSGRELVCQTGKEMARLLYASSQLLVQQSEDLKLLQTAGNNTVIASWGRGGGERATYSPYGFSLLEQALALAGFNGQWRDPVGGGYPLGLGKRFFSVTLTRFCSPDTESPFGRGGLGSYNYCSGDPVNFHDPSGCFRWPWQSIKGVKSAMDRAGLKAPELKHLIKAAIKEDPQLEGGLYFQVERPFGAMEVTLQKGKGTAGAAVIKWGAGRYHMKTEYGDLPDAANNPRLHSTGQGVFASDNKAIVTSIYRKAAFIRGPRADY, from the coding sequence ATGATGGCCTCAATCATCCTGGATATCACCGCTATGAATGGCTTTTTGCAAAAGTACACAGGTAATTTGCTGTTTTACTCTGGCCGGGAACTGGTGTGTCAAACTGGAAAAGAAATGGCGCGTCTTTTGTACGCGAGTAGTCAATTACTGGTACAGCAGTCTGAAGACCTTAAACTCTTGCAAACCGCAGGTAACAATACGGTAATCGCGTCATGGGGAAGAGGTGGGGGAGAGCGGGCTACTTACTCCCCTTATGGCTTTTCATTGCTGGAGCAGGCATTAGCACTGGCAGGTTTCAACGGTCAATGGCGTGACCCAGTCGGAGGCGGTTATCCACTTGGTCTAGGAAAACGGTTTTTTAGTGTAACGCTCACGAGATTCTGTTCCCCTGATACTGAAAGCCCATTTGGCCGGGGCGGTCTGGGCTCATACAACTATTGCTCCGGGGATCCGGTAAATTTCCATGACCCTTCTGGGTGTTTTCGCTGGCCATGGCAATCTATAAAAGGTGTCAAGAGTGCGATGGATCGGGCAGGCTTGAAAGCTCCGGAGCTAAAGCATTTGATTAAAGCCGCTATAAAAGAAGATCCTCAACTGGAAGGCGGGCTGTATTTTCAGGTCGAGAGACCATTCGGGGCTATGGAAGTTACGCTGCAGAAGGGTAAAGGGACTGCTGGAGCTGCAGTTATCAAATGGGGAGCAGGCAGGTATCACATGAAGACCGAATATGGAGATTTGCCCGATGCGGCGAATAACCCACGTTTGCACTCGACTGGGCAAGGGGTTTTTGCTTCGGATAATAAAGCCATTGTCACTTCCATTTACCGAAAGGCAGCGTTCATTCGTGGGCCTAGAGCTGACTATTAG
- a CDS encoding L-serine ammonia-lyase yields the protein MAISVFDLFKIGIGPSSSHTVGPMRAAATFAQVLREQGLLARVSRVEVRLYGSLSATGVGHATDRACLLGLMGQWPDRIDPATIESRIGQVMQEHCLMLDGSHPLAFEYSRDMLLLDENLPYHPNAMSLEAMDGQGSLLRQTYYSVGGGFIVEQAEIDAPSGEADTVALPYEFDSAAQLLALCKAHGLSVAQLMMANECAWRPEAEVREGLLRIWAAMRECVDNGLRNEGILPGGLHVKRRAARLHRSLQELGKPNVIGSTLSAMEWVNLFALAVNEENAAGGRMVTAPTNGAAGIIPAVLHYYMKFNPGACDADVVDFLLAAAAVGILCKKNASISGAEVGCQGEVGSACSMAAAGLAQVLGATPPQLENAAEIALEHNLGLTCDPVGGLVQVPCIERNAIAAVKAINAVQMALRGDGEHFISLDRVIRTMRDTGADMHANYKETSRGGLAVAFVEC from the coding sequence ATGGCTATCAGTGTTTTCGACCTTTTCAAAATCGGCATCGGGCCGTCCAGTTCCCACACCGTCGGCCCGATGCGGGCGGCGGCTACCTTTGCCCAAGTCCTGCGTGAGCAAGGGCTGTTGGCCAGGGTAAGCCGTGTCGAGGTGCGGCTTTACGGGTCGCTGTCAGCTACCGGGGTTGGCCACGCCACCGATCGTGCCTGCCTGCTCGGCCTGATGGGGCAGTGGCCGGACCGTATCGACCCGGCCACTATCGAGTCGCGCATTGGCCAGGTGATGCAGGAGCACTGCCTGATGCTCGATGGCAGCCACCCGCTGGCGTTCGAGTACAGCCGCGACATGCTGCTGCTCGACGAGAACCTGCCGTACCACCCCAATGCCATGAGCCTGGAAGCCATGGACGGGCAGGGCAGCCTGTTGCGCCAGACCTACTATTCGGTGGGCGGTGGCTTTATCGTCGAGCAAGCCGAGATCGATGCGCCATCAGGCGAAGCGGACACGGTGGCGCTGCCGTACGAGTTCGACAGTGCTGCGCAGTTGCTGGCCTTGTGCAAGGCCCATGGCTTGAGCGTGGCGCAACTGATGATGGCTAACGAATGTGCCTGGCGCCCAGAGGCTGAAGTACGTGAAGGCCTGCTGCGGATCTGGGCCGCCATGCGTGAGTGCGTCGACAACGGCTTGCGCAATGAAGGCATCCTGCCTGGCGGGTTGCACGTCAAGCGCCGCGCGGCGCGGCTGCATCGCAGCCTGCAGGAACTGGGCAAGCCCAACGTGATCGGGTCCACCCTCAGTGCCATGGAGTGGGTCAACCTGTTCGCCCTGGCGGTGAATGAAGAGAACGCCGCCGGCGGGCGCATGGTGACTGCGCCTACCAACGGTGCTGCCGGCATCATTCCGGCGGTGCTGCACTACTACATGAAGTTCAACCCGGGCGCGTGCGACGCGGATGTGGTGGACTTCCTGCTGGCGGCAGCGGCGGTAGGCATCCTGTGCAAGAAGAACGCGTCGATTTCCGGGGCCGAGGTTGGCTGCCAGGGCGAGGTGGGCTCGGCCTGTTCAATGGCCGCTGCCGGCCTGGCCCAGGTGCTGGGTGCTACACCGCCGCAACTGGAAAATGCCGCCGAGATTGCCCTGGAGCATAACCTTGGGCTGACCTGCGACCCGGTGGGTGGCCTGGTGCAGGTGCCGTGCATCGAGCGCAATGCGATTGCAGCAGTGAAGGCGATCAACGCCGTGCAAATGGCGTTGCGGGGGGACGGCGAGCACTTCATTTCGCTGGATCGGGTGATCCGCACCATGCGTGATACCGGGGCGGACATGCACGCCAACTACAAGGAGACCTCGCGCGGCGGCCTTGCTGTTGCGTTCGTGGAGTGTTGA
- a CDS encoding LysR substrate-binding domain-containing protein produces MRRQLNGQMFVWLHVFACAARHLSFTRCAEELHITPGAVSQQMRQLEERLGYRLFLRRARGVELSAEGQRLAQTVAEAYGSIEAELLRLDAGEIRGTLRLRSIPSFLAKWLTPRLPRFQQRYPDIELRLVAEDSAQALTPGDFDLAIDLNDGSYPGMLSTPLLDEQIFPVCSPTLLRGRPPLHGPADLAHYPLLHDITAWRGSSEYAEWEFYLEGIGAAGLDVRRGHTFNRNHLTIEAAIAGIGVAIARRTLLNDELERGALIVPFGVPIANHKRYVVHYPPGGLNQPGARAVHDWLVEEARGFRELHPLNKD; encoded by the coding sequence ATGCGACGACAACTCAATGGCCAGATGTTCGTCTGGCTGCATGTGTTCGCCTGTGCGGCCCGGCACTTGTCCTTCACCCGCTGTGCCGAAGAACTGCACATCACCCCGGGTGCAGTCAGCCAACAGATGCGCCAGCTGGAAGAACGCCTGGGCTACCGGCTGTTCCTGCGCCGCGCGCGCGGCGTGGAACTGAGCGCCGAAGGGCAACGCCTGGCGCAGACGGTGGCCGAAGCCTACGGCAGCATCGAAGCCGAACTGCTGCGCCTGGACGCCGGTGAAATCCGCGGCACCTTGCGCCTGCGCTCGATCCCGTCGTTCCTGGCCAAATGGCTCACGCCCCGCCTGCCGCGCTTTCAGCAACGCTACCCGGACATCGAGCTGCGCCTGGTGGCCGAAGACAGTGCCCAGGCCTTGACTCCGGGCGATTTCGACCTGGCCATCGACCTGAACGACGGCAGCTACCCCGGCATGCTCTCGACGCCGCTGCTGGACGAGCAGATCTTCCCCGTGTGTTCCCCCACCTTGCTGCGCGGGCGCCCACCGCTGCACGGGCCGGCGGACCTGGCACACTACCCGCTGCTGCACGACATCACGGCCTGGCGCGGCAGTTCGGAGTATGCCGAATGGGAGTTCTACCTGGAGGGCATCGGCGCCGCCGGCCTGGATGTACGGCGCGGGCACACCTTCAACCGCAACCACCTGACCATCGAGGCGGCGATTGCCGGCATTGGCGTGGCGATTGCCCGCCGCACGCTGCTCAACGACGAACTGGAGCGCGGTGCGCTGATCGTGCCGTTCGGGGTGCCGATCGCCAATCACAAGCGCTATGTGGTGCATTACCCACCGGGCGGGTTGAACCAGCCGGGGGCCCGGGCGGTGCATGACTGGCTGGTGGAGGAAGCGCGGGGGTTCAGGGAGCTGCACCCGCTGAACAAGGACTAG
- a CDS encoding undecaprenyl-phosphate glucose phosphotransferase gives MVFEPRSSRSLLQRRSSVSNAIQAGLDGIAVTSIAWYLIYDQFGYITSDYVIMLLLLVGALAVIYDHYAIYRTNVGLSIKAFRLFKAWSATFCLLVVMAFLTKQSETYSRLLVVQLFIIGYIAQLFLHFAVRELQKRFTAHARLDNALIIGAGDLANFLYQKISNNPWFGERVLGCVLIAAEEPGRESPEGKQRLPVLGHIAELDDIVARYGIRTVYLVTPLGGSEVINDVYLRLLDKCIAVNWVPDIFSLRLINHSVREIAGIPVLTLSETPLTGMSLFLKNLEDRVLAALILLFASPVLLAVALAIKLDSRGPVFFRQERTGWTGEAFRIWKFRSMHVHQPEEGVVKQAQKNDPRLTRVGAFIRRTSLDELPQLFNVLTGEMSLVGPRPHALQHDTLYSQDIVDYFARHNIKPGMTGLAQVRGFRGETKDIEQMIQRVDSDIEYINNWSLWLDFVILVRTLSAFTGKQAY, from the coding sequence ATGGTTTTCGAACCCAGAAGCAGTCGTTCCTTACTGCAAAGAAGAAGCAGCGTAAGTAACGCCATTCAGGCCGGCCTCGATGGAATTGCAGTCACCAGTATTGCCTGGTACCTGATCTACGACCAGTTTGGCTACATCACTTCCGATTACGTGATCATGCTGCTGTTGCTGGTTGGCGCACTGGCAGTCATCTACGATCACTATGCAATCTACCGTACCAACGTCGGGCTCTCCATCAAGGCTTTCCGGCTGTTCAAGGCCTGGTCGGCAACCTTTTGCCTGCTGGTGGTCATGGCCTTCCTGACCAAGCAGAGCGAAACCTATTCGCGGCTATTGGTCGTGCAGTTGTTCATCATTGGCTACATCGCCCAGTTGTTCCTGCATTTTGCCGTGCGAGAGTTGCAAAAGCGTTTTACCGCCCATGCACGCCTGGACAACGCCCTGATCATTGGCGCCGGTGATCTGGCCAATTTCCTGTATCAGAAAATCAGTAACAACCCTTGGTTCGGTGAGCGGGTGCTGGGTTGCGTGCTGATCGCGGCCGAGGAGCCGGGGCGCGAAAGCCCCGAAGGCAAGCAGCGCCTGCCGGTGCTCGGGCATATTGCCGAGCTCGACGATATCGTGGCCCGCTACGGCATTCGCACGGTCTACCTGGTGACCCCATTGGGTGGCTCCGAGGTGATCAACGATGTGTATTTGAGGCTGCTCGACAAGTGCATTGCGGTGAACTGGGTACCGGATATCTTCTCGTTGCGCCTGATCAACCATAGCGTGCGGGAAATTGCCGGCATTCCTGTACTGACCTTGTCGGAAACACCGCTGACGGGCATGAGCCTGTTCCTGAAGAACCTCGAAGACAGGGTATTGGCGGCGCTGATCCTGCTGTTTGCATCGCCGGTGTTGCTGGCCGTTGCCCTGGCCATCAAGCTCGATAGCCGCGGCCCGGTGTTCTTCCGTCAGGAACGCACCGGCTGGACCGGGGAAGCGTTCCGTATCTGGAAGTTCAGGAGCATGCATGTCCACCAGCCGGAAGAGGGCGTGGTCAAGCAGGCGCAGAAGAATGACCCGCGGCTGACCCGGGTCGGCGCCTTTATCCGCCGCACCAGCCTGGATGAACTGCCGCAGTTGTTCAATGTGCTCACTGGGGAGATGTCGCTGGTCGGGCCGCGGCCGCATGCATTGCAGCATGACACGTTGTATTCGCAGGACATCGTCGACTACTTTGCCCGCCACAATATCAAGCCTGGCATGACCGGCCTGGCGCAAGTGCGCGGGTTCAGGGGCGAGACCAAGGATATCGAGCAGATGATCCAGCGGGTGGACTCGGACATCGAGTACATCAACAACTGGTCGCTGTGGCTGGATTTCGTGATTCTGGTGCGCACACTCAGCGCCTTTACCGGCAAGCAGGCCTACTGA
- a CDS encoding WecB/TagA/CpsF family glycosyltransferase: MAEWQKRWNTLVGKLEVVADAAAAQRLLAQLAAPQAATVLGFVNAHAMNLVVRDGAYHQALSAADVLLRDGSGMAILYRRLGLEPGLNMNGTDFIPRLMAAYRGRRVAFWGTRQPYLDQAVQRSAALFGVVPVSVHDGFAGIDTYLQLAREQQPELIVLGMGMPRQEAVAARLAATGEPCLIVCGGAILDFLGGKVSRAPEWLRRFGGEWLYRLMREPKRLFMRYVVGNPLFLLRTLLYRRGGGGARRTV; this comes from the coding sequence ATGGCAGAGTGGCAGAAACGCTGGAACACCCTGGTCGGCAAGCTCGAAGTGGTGGCTGATGCCGCTGCTGCGCAGCGCCTGCTCGCCCAGCTGGCCGCCCCGCAGGCCGCGACCGTGCTGGGCTTCGTCAATGCCCATGCAATGAACCTGGTGGTGCGCGATGGTGCGTACCACCAGGCATTGTCGGCGGCCGACGTGCTGTTGCGCGACGGCTCCGGCATGGCGATTCTCTATCGCCGGCTGGGGCTTGAACCTGGGCTCAACATGAATGGTACCGACTTCATTCCTCGGCTCATGGCCGCCTACCGCGGGCGACGGGTCGCGTTCTGGGGCACCCGGCAACCTTACCTGGACCAGGCGGTGCAGCGCAGCGCAGCCCTGTTCGGGGTGGTGCCGGTGTCGGTTCACGATGGCTTTGCCGGCATCGATACCTACCTGCAACTGGCCAGGGAGCAGCAACCGGAGCTGATCGTGCTGGGCATGGGCATGCCCAGGCAGGAGGCGGTGGCGGCAAGGCTGGCGGCCACTGGCGAGCCGTGCCTGATCGTGTGCGGCGGCGCGATCCTGGACTTTCTTGGCGGCAAGGTCAGCCGGGCGCCTGAATGGCTGCGGCGGTTTGGCGGGGAGTGGCTGTACCGGCTGATGCGCGAGCCGAAGCGTTTGTTCATGCGCTATGTAGTGGGCAACCCGTTGTTCTTGCTGCGCACCTTGCTGTACCGCCGGGGCGGAGGGGGCGCCAGGCGCACCGTATGA